In the Triticum aestivum cultivar Chinese Spring chromosome 2B, IWGSC CS RefSeq v2.1, whole genome shotgun sequence genome, AATATATTCAGTATCGTTGACCAAATGGTGAGGTTCTATTTTGACAAAGACTGGCTTACGGTAGCTTTCAACATGGCTGAACATGTGAAAGTCTAAACTTTTACACCTTCAGTCAGAAGGTTGTAGGGTTTAAGATTCTCCCAAATATGAAATACTATCCTATCAGCAAGTACCATGATTGATGATTCCCAGACAGAAAATAGAGATGTCTGGCAAAAAAGAAGAAACTCTCACGAGCTTAATCACAGCATCACTGCCAGGTCTATGATAGTAGAGTGGAGCAGTGTGTAGGACCTTACCATTTTATCTCATCCAGTCTCGAGCACACACAAGCGCTTCAATAGTCTTGATGTTCAATGTGCTGTAGTGCTTTGGAATTACGGGTCCGCTGCTGCTGAATGCTGCTTCAGATTGGACAGCAGAAGCTGGCATAGCTAATATGTCCTGTGCCATAGCTGCTAGCGTTGGGTACTTTGTGGTATGATTCATCCACCAGTTTAGAATGTCAAACTCATCCTTTCTTGGAACTAGACCCTCTTCGAGGTAGTCATCAAGTTCTGTAGATATCTGACAACTCGCTTGTTCATTGAGATGCTGATCCCAATCTTCCAATAAATCATTATCCACATCCAAAGCTGAACTATTTGAAGCTGCGCTTGGCAGATCTGTAGGGTTGCAGTATTCATTAAAGAGTTCACGGACTGTTTCGCGTATGTCAGATAAGTAGCTCTCGAAATTTGTGCCAAAAGCTCGCTTCAGACGAAACTCAATGAAACCGATTTTAAATCTAGGATCCAGAACAACAGGTATTGACAACCACAAGTATGAATTTTGCCAATACCCATGGAACGCTTCCTGCATCTCCATAACCATTCTAGAAAATTCTCCATTACCATTTGATGCTTCTTCTTGCAACACCGTCCGCACTTTCCAAACCTCATTAAAGTATATATTTGCTGTGACAGAGCCAGGGCAAGATATTACTTCAATGACACGATAAAACGTCCTCAAAATCTTGCAAATAGACTCAGCAACATTCATATCTTCTAGATTCAGCACTTCTTCAGAAGGAAATGACTTCTTGAAATGCAAAAGAACTTCAAGCCTAAAATAAAATTTGTGCCACCACTTGGCATCTTCTTGTGGACACTTCAAACTCATCTGTGAAATGACTTCCAGAAGCTGTTGTTGGGCTGAAGGTGAAGATGCATGTGCCACAAAAAATTCCATTACTGCGTCACCAACAAAGCGAAGTATATCTGCTTGCCCTGCGGAAACAACACTATTTAAGATGTCGTCCAGACAAGCAATGTTGTATAGCTTGCCTCGAATAGGAAGGCACTTCTTTTCTATGAGCATTTCCTTTAGCTTAGCGGTATTTGCATTGTTCCTAACATCACCAACAGAAGTCAAGCTCAAAATCTTCTGATCAAGATTCCAGTCTCTAATTGCATCCCACATGACATTGTACGATCCACTTTCAGACTCCGGGACAGAAGCCTCCTTGCAGTGTATTATCCTTTCCAAATTAGTAGGTGAGGACCAAAACATGCCAAATTTGATTATTACTCTGTGAACTTTCCAGTCATCACCAACAAAATGTGCTGTCAAACAGAGGTAATTTACTGTTGGCTCAGGTCCATCAGGAGTCCAGATGCTTGCTGACAGAGACACACGTCGGGAGGAAAGTGTAAGTACATCCTTAATATTTACCTTTTCCTTCTGAAATAAAGCAGTGCAATGATCTTTCATATCATTATGAGAAACCATGCCAACCATAGGGTTGAGATTCTTTATAACTCTTCTCATTTCTTCATGCTCCACAACTGAAAAAGGATAAGCATGTAGAATTATCATTTTGGCTAGCTCTTGGTAAGATGTTTCTTGACAAAACTTCCCGGCGCCCTTGTCAGTTGAAATGTTCGTAAATGAGGTCCTCTGTTTCTTCAGGCTTGCACCATCTGATGTTGGTGGTGGGTGTGCTGGCAGCATTTGAATGGGCTGGACTATGGGGATGGTGTCACCAGAGGTACTAGTCCTGGGGAGCTTGTTAGCGTATTCTGAAATCTGAACCTTCCCATTTGTCAAGGCAGGCGAGAGCTCATCATTCACCCTGGAGTTGAAACTAGGTGCACTCGAAGGCTCAAACAAAAACTTATGTTGATTGTGGAGACTTTCAAGCCGTCCTGGACAGGTTAGGAGATGTCGACTAAGATGGCTTCTCCCTCCAAACTTATTTGCGCTGAGACGTTTTTGGCAGTGAATGCAATCTGCAGCCTGGAGTTTCCCCTCGACATAAATGGGCGTAAACTCCTTCCACACCTTCGACTTGAATCTGCTGGGAGTTGCTGAGCCGATGTCCTCAAGCGTCTCCGAAATAATCTGATTGACCGGGTCAATTGGTGAAACTGGGCCGTCTCCATTCACCAAAACTGTGCACAAAATGTGAGTCATTCATCAGTTGTATGCCATTGGTCAACTGTTCTGACAATGTTATATATCCATGTGTGCAGATCCTAAGCTACAAACAGCATGCTACGAGTAAACTCAACTCAACACCGTGAACACACTACGAGGCAGAACCGGAGCATACCATAGGGGAAGTAGGAATCCTTCTGttgcccctcacccgccgccgccgcctccgactTGGCCGGGCAGATCTTCTGGTGCCGCCACAGGTGGCTCGTGCCGTTGGAGTCCTTGCAGCTGAGCCGGTTGTGGCAGTAGAGGCACTCGGCGAACTGGACCTTGCCGTTGAGGAAGATGGGCTTGTACTCCTCCCAGACCTTGGACCTCTTCTTGTGCTTGTACCTGAACGCGGTGCTGTGAACCCCGGAACCGTACGCCACCTCCGTCTTCATGATGTTGTCCACGTCCACCTCCACCTCATGCTCCTCGGGATACTCCACGATCTGCTGCTGGATCACAGCATGCTCCATCTCCATGGCTGCACAGTAAACATGATTTATTTTTTTTAGTCGTGCCTGCTACTAGCAACCTAGCATACAGCTACGTCGAACTGAACAGGCTAAACAGCTACGAAAACACAAGATCTGCTGGTAAGATGGCGCTCGGGATCCAGAAATCGGCGCAAACGTTTCCCCCAAATCCTACACATTTGGGGCGGGGAAATACTGACGGATCGCATCGATTGTGGCCTCCAGAGACCCCAAATCGTCAGATTAAACGCGCATGAGTAACCCAGATCGAGGAATTGCAGGAGAAATCGAGGCGGAGGGGTCACCTGAGACGGAGATCGCTGGGGGAGCCTTGCGGGGGCCGGGGAGGGGAGATTCCGGGCACGATTAGGGCATCGAATTGGGTCTGCGGGCGGGCG is a window encoding:
- the LOC123046839 gene encoding zinc finger BED domain-containing protein RICESLEEPER 1, with translation MEMEHAVIQQQIVEYPEEHEVEVDVDNIMKTEVAYGSGVHSTAFRYKHKKRSKVWEEYKPIFLNGKVQFAECLYCHNRLSCKDSNGTSHLWRHQKICPAKSEAAAAGEGQQKDSYFPYVLVNGDGPVSPIDPVNQIISETLEDIGSATPSRFKSKVWKEFTPIYVEGKLQAADCIHCQKRLSANKFGGRSHLSRHLLTCPGRLESLHNQHKFLFEPSSAPSFNSRVNDELSPALTNGKVQISEYANKLPRTSTSGDTIPIVQPIQMLPAHPPPTSDGASLKKQRTSFTNISTDKGAGKFCQETSYQELAKMIILHAYPFSVVEHEEMRRVIKNLNPMVGMVSHNDMKDHCTALFQKEKVNIKDVLTLSSRRVSLSASIWTPDGPEPTVNYLCLTAHFVGDDWKVHRVIIKFGMFWSSPTNLERIIHCKEASVPESESGSYNVMWDAIRDWNLDQKILSLTSVGDVRNNANTAKLKEMLIEKKCLPIRGKLYNIACLDDILNSVVSAGQADILRFVGDAVMEFFVAHASSPSAQQQLLEVISQMSLKCPQEDAKWWHKFYFRLEVLLHFKKSFPSEEVLNLEDMNVAESICKILRTFYRVIEVISCPGSVTANIYFNEVWKVRTVLQEEASNGNGEFSRMVMEMQEAFHGYWQNSYLWLSIPVVLDPRFKIGFIEFRLKRAFGTNFESYLSDIRETVRELFNEYCNPTDLPSAASNSSALDVDNDLLEDWDQHLNEQASCQISTELDDYLEEGLVPRKDEFDILNWWMNHTTKYPTLAAMAQDILAMPASAVQSEAAFSSSGPVIPKHYSTLNIKTIEALVCARDWMR